The DNA segment GCTGCAGGGGTCGATAGCGTAATGACTGCACACTTATTACTACCTGAGCTTGATTCGGATCATCCCGCCAGCCTCTCAAAAGCAATACTCACTGATTTGCTGAGAGTTGATTTGGATTTTGACGGCTTGATAGTGACCGATGCCTTGGTAATGGAAGCAGTTGCCATGCGTTATGGCGCCGCTGAGGCTGCAGTATTGGCCTTCGAAGCTGGAGCTGATTTAATTTTAATGCCAGCCGACACCGATGCAGCAATCACCGGCTTATGCGATGCTTTCCGCAGTGGACGGTTTTCTCAGGCAAGATTGCAGGCTTCCCTTCAGCGACGCCATAGAGCATTAGAGCGGGTAATGAAGCCGCTGCAAACAATGCCCCCGATCACATCTGATGCAGAGCAAGCACTGGAACAAGAATTGATAACTACTTGTCTCCACATCACACCTAACGCCGGAATTGATATCGCCCGGGGCATTAACCTGGTCCGCGTGGATAGTGTTTCCCCTTGTTCTCCCTTCTATGGCATAGCACCTGCGTTACGCCTACCGGAGCTTCAGGGATTCCAGAGCCTAGTCATCCACGGTCAAGGAGTCTCTCCTTGGCAAAGTCAAGATGACTCTCCACTGGCGCTCAATCGCCTCGGAGAGGGTCCCGTACTTCTACAACTGTTCCTACGAGGCAATCCTTTTCGTGGCCAGCAAGACAGCCGTGAGCCTTGGTCAGCTGCTGTGCGGCAATTGCAGCGGCTGAATCGATTAGCGGGCCTTGTGATCTATGGCAGTCCTTACATCTGGGATGAGCTGAAAACTGCTTTGAAACCTGGCATTCCTGCGGCTTATAGCCCGGGACAAATGCCTGAAGCTCAACAACAAGTATTGATAGCTCTTTTCAACAATGCAAAGACCACAACGGCCTATGCAAATTTCACCAGCTAATCCCCCCTGCGCCCCAGTCTCTGCTGATCTAAGGGTCGCCACCATTAACGATCAGCCTTCTTGTAACTAACTATAAAATAACAGGAAAGTAGGATGGGCCTTTACCCGGTTTCAGGAAAAGGGACTTATTTATCAGGTAGTAGTGGGTTGACATCACTTTCACAGAGGCTGGCTTCATCGTCCTTGAGAGCTGATATCCAAATCGAACAATGCAATGGCCAAGGGTATCTTTTGCTGTAGCTAACGCTCCCCCCTTGCTTCCTGGAGTAAAGGAATGAACACCATAATTTCAATACTCATAAGACAAGTGTGGTCAGCGATTGTGATACCATTTTCACATTAGTTTGGTCGAATCTTCTAATTTAGCGATTGAGAAAATGTTCAAACTTTGATGTTTAGCAGCCACAATAGCGCATCGCTAATTGCAACAGATATACTCCGCCTTTATGGCGGCTGTAGATCCGTCTAACTGCTTACTGGTGCTGACTAATAAAGACGTATTGCTTGTACCAGACAGCAGAAGACAGGCTTACTTTAAGCAAGGCCCAATCACCTATGCGAGTTCTAGATCTGTTGTTAACCAAAATTAAGGAAAAGAGTCTGGAATTATCCGTCGTTTAGGTTAGCGAGTACCATGAATTCATTCTTCACCTTACCTCAGTCTAGCCCGACTCTTTTCAAGGTTGACAACCTTAACCTAATTATTTTTCTCATCACGCCCTCGAGATACCCTTGAGCGCTAACCCCAGCCTTAGAGCATCCCCCTAGACTCACTACTCGATTGGACAGCTTAGTTACAAACTTTAACTAAGCAATCGACCTCACACAGACTGCCATTTAACAGTTTCTTGAGGTGGTGCCTGTTAAGCTCGAACTGGCATTCCAGGTATACATAAAACTGACTTAGAGTCAGATCAGGGCAAGGTGAGACGCTACAGCTGTCAGTAGACAGAGCTCAAATTGCAGTGACTGTGCTATTGCATAGTTAAATCAACTCCAGTAAGCCTTCTAGTCCCTCGACAATATCCAAGAAATTGTGAAGCATTGTGCGGAGTCGTTGATGTGAACAACCCGGGCTCGAGAAACCACCTCCAAAACTGCACAGTGATCTTGACCCGTGCAGCTAATCAACAGGGGGCGACAAAACAACTGTTAGAGCAGCGAGGTGCCAGGGTTCTCGATTTACCAGCTTTGGTGATTGTTCCCCCAGATGACTGGGGGCCGCTGGACGAAGCCTTAGCTAGCTTGGAGGACTTTCACTGGCTAGTATTTTCGAGTGTCAACGGCGTTCAGGCCGTGGAGTATCGCCTCCAACGGCTGGGAGGCGGCCTGTGCCGATTGCCATCGAGTTTAAAAATTGCGGCCGTTGGGCGCAGAACAGCTCGACTGCTCAAGGATCTCGGTGCGCCTGCAGATTTCGTGCCACCAAGTTTTGTTGCTGACAGCTTAATTGACCACTTTCCGGAATCTGGCTGGGGTTTGACCATGCTGCTTCCAAGAGTCCAACACGGTGGCCGAACTTTGTTGGCAGAGTCTTTCAAAGCAGCGGGGATACGAGTTGTAGAAGTAGCGGCATATGACTCCCGCTGTCCAGAACAGATCGCTGAACCGGCAGCTAAGGCCTTGGTAGACGGTTCAGCGGATGCTGTCGCCTTCAGCAGCGGCAAAACCGCACTGCACGCCGCCCAACTATTGCAAGGGCGATTTGGCAATGATTGGAAGCGACACCTGCGGGGCGTATCAGTGGTGTCGATCGGCCCTCAGACTAGTCGGAGCTGTCGTGAAC comes from the Synechococcus sp. M16CYN genome and includes:
- a CDS encoding glycoside hydrolase family 3 N-terminal domain-containing protein, producing MSCNPANGLRQQVAELILVRASGYLNDRQRRYPLWELSNAELQRCLCQGVGGVILLGGGAVELQQRTLMLRRWSNRRLLICADVEEGVGQRFEGASWLVPPLALGRLYQNHPKQALLLAERYGHCIGSQAHRCGLNWVLGPVCDINNNPANPVINVRAWGEDSASVSALVTAFQRGLSTTGVLSCAKHFPGHGDTTSDSHLGLPVLPHTRDRLKEVELLPFREAIAAGVDSVMTAHLLLPELDSDHPASLSKAILTDLLRVDLDFDGLIVTDALVMEAVAMRYGAAEAAVLAFEAGADLILMPADTDAAITGLCDAFRSGRFSQARLQASLQRRHRALERVMKPLQTMPPITSDAEQALEQELITTCLHITPNAGIDIARGINLVRVDSVSPCSPFYGIAPALRLPELQGFQSLVIHGQGVSPWQSQDDSPLALNRLGEGPVLLQLFLRGNPFRGQQDSREPWSAAVRQLQRLNRLAGLVIYGSPYIWDELKTALKPGIPAAYSPGQMPEAQQQVLIALFNNAKTTTAYANFTS
- a CDS encoding uroporphyrinogen-III synthase, giving the protein MNNPGSRNHLQNCTVILTRAANQQGATKQLLEQRGARVLDLPALVIVPPDDWGPLDEALASLEDFHWLVFSSVNGVQAVEYRLQRLGGGLCRLPSSLKIAAVGRRTARLLKDLGAPADFVPPSFVADSLIDHFPESGWGLTMLLPRVQHGGRTLLAESFKAAGIRVVEVAAYDSRCPEQIAEPAAKALVDGSADAVAFSSGKTALHAAQLLQGRFGNDWKRHLRGVSVVSIGPQTSRSCREHFGRVDAEADPHDMEGLAEACNRAMRKKL